The DNA sequence GCGACGGCGGGCAGATGCCGGCCGACTCGCCGGTCGCGGTCAAGGAAGCGGTGCTGCCCTTCCACCGCTTCCGCACCCCCGAGGGCCACGGCGTGGATTCCTTGCTGGGCCCGGAGATGAAGTCCACCGGCGAGGTGATGGGCGTCGACGTCTCCTTCGGCAAGGCCTTCGCCAAGTCGCAGAGCGGCGCGTACGGCTCGCTGCCGACTTCGGGCCGCGTGTTCGTCTCGGTCGCCAACCGCGACAAGCGCTCGCTGGTGTTCCCGGTGAAGCGCCTCGCGGACCTCGGGTTCGAGATCCTCGCCACGTCCGGCACCGCGGAAGTGCTGCGGCGCAACGGGGTCGCGTGCACGGTGGTGCGCAAGCACTACGAGGGGTCGACCGAAGCCGAGCCGAACATCGTGGACGTGATCCTGAACGGCGACGTCGACATGGTGATCAACACGCCCTACGGGAACAGCGGTCCGCGCGTCGACGGCTACGAAATCCGCACCGCCGCGGTGTCCCGCGACATCCCCTGCGTGACGACCGTGCAGGGCGCCGCGGCGGCCGTGCACGGCATCGAGGCGCTCATCCGGGGTGACATCGGGGTCAAGTCCCTGCAGGAGCTGCAGGCGGCGCTGAAGGCGAAGTCGTGACGGCGGGGGAGCGGTTCGGGGCGCGGCTGGCCAAGGCCGTCGCGGCCCGCGGCCCGCTGTGCGCCGGCATCGACCCCCACCCGGGCCTCCTCGAGGCCTGGGGGCTCCCGGTGGACGCTTCGGGCCTGGAACGGTTCGCGCTGTCCGCCACGGAGGTCCTGGCGGCCCGCACGGCGATCGTGAAGCCGCAGTCGGCGTTCTTCGAAAGTTTCGGGTCCGCCGGTGTCCGCGTGCTGGAACGGGTGGTGGACACCGCCCGGGACGCGGGCGCGCTGGTGCTGCTGGACGTCAAGCGCGGCGACATCGGCTCCACGATGGCGGCGTACACGGCCGCCTACGTGGCCGACGGCGCCGCGATCGCGGCCGACGCCATCACCGTCTCGCCGTACCTCGGGTTCGGCTCGCTGGAGCAGTGCGCCGCCACGGCGGTCTCGGCGGGGCGCGGCATCTTCGTGCTTGCTCGGACTTCGAACCCCGAAGCGGCCGCGGTGCAGAACGCGAAGCTGCCCGACGGGCGCACGGTGGCGCAGGCGATCGTGGACTCGGCGGCGGCGCTCAACGACGGAGCGGAACCGCTCGGCGATGTGGGTGTGGTCGTCGGGGCCACCATTTCGCCGGGGGAACTCGATCTCTCGCGGCTGAACGGACCGGTGCTGGCGCCCGGTTTCGGGGCCCAGGGAGCCACTGCGGCCGATTTGAAGGCCCTTTTCGGCCCTTCGCTGCCCGGCGTGCTGCCCGCGTCGTCCCGCGACATCCTGAAGCACGGTCCGGAGCAACAGGCTTTG is a window from the Amycolatopsis sp. cg9 genome containing:
- the pyrF gene encoding orotidine-5'-phosphate decarboxylase is translated as MTAGERFGARLAKAVAARGPLCAGIDPHPGLLEAWGLPVDASGLERFALSATEVLAARTAIVKPQSAFFESFGSAGVRVLERVVDTARDAGALVLLDVKRGDIGSTMAAYTAAYVADGAAIAADAITVSPYLGFGSLEQCAATAVSAGRGIFVLARTSNPEAAAVQNAKLPDGRTVAQAIVDSAAALNDGAEPLGDVGVVVGATISPGELDLSRLNGPVLAPGFGAQGATAADLKALFGPSLPGVLPASSRDILKHGPEQQALRQAVERVAEVLADPQENGQ